A genomic stretch from Vicinamibacteria bacterium includes:
- the accB gene encoding acetyl-CoA carboxylase biotin carboxyl carrier protein, whose product MKIEDVKALVDLVSERNIAELELEEAGVKLKIRKAISGSHAPATSVVIGSDESSAASKSPKASPSTAAPSPSSQDGLAYVLSPMVGTFYRQPEPGADPFAREGDHVAKGQVLCIIEAMKLMNEIESEYHGELVQVLAENGQPVQFGDRLFAIREM is encoded by the coding sequence TTGAAAATCGAAGACGTGAAGGCGCTCGTCGATCTCGTTTCCGAACGTAATATCGCCGAGCTCGAGCTCGAAGAAGCGGGCGTGAAGCTGAAGATCCGCAAGGCCATTTCCGGATCCCATGCTCCTGCCACTTCGGTCGTGATCGGCTCCGACGAGTCGTCTGCCGCTTCCAAGTCGCCGAAGGCCTCGCCTTCGACGGCCGCGCCGTCTCCGAGCTCTCAGGACGGGCTCGCCTACGTGCTGTCTCCGATGGTGGGCACTTTTTATCGGCAGCCGGAGCCGGGGGCGGATCCCTTCGCGAGGGAAGGAGATCACGTCGCCAAGGGCCAGGTCCTGTGTATCATCGAGGCGATGAAGCTCATGAACGAGATCGAGTCCGAGTATCACGGCGAGCTCGTCCAGGTTCTCGCCGAGAATGGCCAGCCGGTTCAGTTCGGCGATCGTCTCTTCGCCATTCGCGAGATGTGA